acctctctacctattttcagctgattccattaaCTAGTTTGCCTAGTAGCATGGCAAGTAATACTTTCTATTAACAAACCTCAATCGTGCGCTTTTACATATAGTTGgctataactccatgactgtaaCAGACTGTTACTGCAATTTCtatcaaaccacaaaagatttgcactacaatagttactccatgtacagaacaattttcaagtcattcctccacgcggtttaccctgtggccatGACAAAAAATTGCTATCACATTTTTTGAAAGTTGCATATAATTCCCTCGTTCGTTATccaatatgtacaaaatttggaTTGTAAATGTGCTACATTAcattcttactgccctccaaatttgaaaaacATCTACTAAAGCACGCGCGGGTTATAGAAATTTTTCTGAGTGGAGCAAAAAAAAGGATGAAGAAActaagatgaattttgaaggtgcgTATCTCAGGGATGGCTTGGCATATTCAACTCAAATTTTGAAATGGCAGGTGTCCCACCCCAAGGGAGTtcccacagcaaaaatagttaaTTTCTGATCAGGAACTATCGAGCTATGGATGCaagaaaatggcattttcttggttcctgtaaaatacacacttgtctgtcgtgcACCCgtactggctgtacttggccgcatgacatatcgtgtgtcttgatattcatGAGTGAGGTCATGATCTGAATCTAGTAATGCAGTTATATTCATAGAAGTACAAGGGCTGTCGACTTACATTCCAGCTGCACCTACTATTGATTGATACAGACCAGGGTCTGTGGCTGCACCAGACTAATTCACTTACCCGTACACACAAGGTTGCATCATCCTAGTGGACAGTAGTCTATTTCATACATATGCTTTGTGCATACCATCTACAAACAGGTGGCAGGTGACATCTAAGCTTCAATAGcacatgtattccaatatgttgatGTGTACGCCCAGAGATGGAAGCCACACTGTGATGGCTACTATGGTGAGGAAGAACAGAGTAAGACAGTAGCACATGTATGGCTATCAAAgatttcttcttaagtgaatttgaagCATTTCTATAAAAGAAGTAGCAccatagctgtagccacttttctgcAATGCTTGGCTGAATGCATCAGTTAGGCAGGCAGTAGACAATTCTGTTGAATTAATTCTGTAGCAGCTTGATGAAAACGTTTGGGTCAatttgaaggcacttttgggcttgattctcCTGAACCAATATTGTCATGTTGTCATGAGGTGAAATTGAGGCAGGCTTTTCAGTGGTATAGAAACATATATCTTTATTATGTTTTCTTATAAATTATGTTTTTCTGTGTACACACATTCTCAAGTTATATGTTTCATATGGTAACCTTTTTGTCCAAATCTTCATCATCtatactacacagtactattgtactgtatgataacagaaaagtaataaaatggaatttgaggaatgtgcaaaaaccaccAGTTTTTACTGAGCTGGTCTTGGTAAAAAGGTAGTCGTTTTTATCTTGGTAACTAATTATACTACCTTATTGATAACTGAAAACAAAcaacatttaaaaatttttaaaccACAAACAACATTCACATGGTTTCACATCCAATATGTATGGCTCGATGTGCAAGTACCCCATACACATAatcatgcaagcctaaattCACAACAAAATTTATTGTAAAATTGTttactggatctgggaaaactggtcttatcacacATGACAGCAGAATTAATTTTTACCataaacacaaagctacatggatacactatctaatttcactgtcaaaatcAGCCAGGATGGAGTTGCTGGTTGCTTTGAGTGCTTTCCCCAAGCCCAGTAGTGGGCCACACAAGTGATCTGGGGCCTTGATGGAGCTCTGTCCAAACTGCAAATggctgcatgtgtgcatgtgtcgGCACAGCTCCATGGCATTAAAAGACCtatgctgtgaatttcctttcatatTTGAGCCCTGAAAGACCCATAACTGggtctaattcatccctacacagtcctctttcattttgtaaacaacaTCTTTCCCTCTACTCCACCCTCACCCACCTTCCTATTAGAACTCatctgatacagccaacctcgAGTAAAATGATGCTCTGGAAGATATTGAATTGacataaaatgtgtgaaattcGGTACGTGTAGCATTGACTATTATTGTGCTACAACACTCTAAATACATAAAACTGACATCCTTGATACTTGTAAATAAGCAATAAAGGTTTTCCCAGAGATAGTCACATGTAACAATGTCTATAAATTATTTGATTTTTTTGAACTATTTCTAATAACAAATGTGCTATAATGATGTCATATAAGTACtagtgtttgtttgtgttgCATTGGAAGTACATTTAACTATCATAGTTTTGTTTCATAGTTTAAGCCTTTGCCCTGAAGGATGTGTATAATTCTACCCACTGAAGCCCTACGTCAAAAAAGTGAAAGTATATGGTAGCTAAACCCCAAGCATACATGGAAGACACACCTTCAATTGAAAGAAGTGCAATCAAAGTAAATTGAAGCCTTACACATATAAAACTACAAACTTAGCAAGAATTGAAGCCATAAACATTGTAAAACCTTTGTCTCGCCCTTAGCTACCCACGAATTAGATCACAAGAAGTTGTGTGATTGAGTATGTGGGCGGCTGGAAATAAGACTAGTAAAACTACAAGTTCAGCaaaaaattgaagccatacacaactgACATGCTTGTCTAGCCTTACTGACATGttgtttgtgaacttgactgcttcaaagtgtgggatagaagcctGTTAAACCCACCCACACTtgtaggatatctagttatcaacaccttggcCTCGGCTTCGCCTTGGCCTCGGGTTGATAACTACAATATCCTACtcatggtggggtttaactataacgTATAAACTATGGACTTTCCTATTCATAGGGACTATGGTGGTGCAAGTATGACTATGAATTAGAGAAATGTGTCAACATTTATGGATTTTGCACAACTGGTTACATATATCATCATTACCAATTTCAAACTGGATTAATGGTTGCCGATTGTCATCCATCCTTTCGGCATTACTAAGATCAGCTGTTGTTAAATAAGATCCAAATCGATACTGTATATATCCACTGGTTCTCACAGTTGCAACTTGATAAAGTGGATCAGATGGATGATAATATCCAAAGACATCTCCTGAATTAAAGTCTATTCTGCTATCACCAGTAAGAGGAATGGTGGTTGTACATGAACTAAAAAGGCAGGacacagagtgacttgcttgCTGCTGAACTTCTCCAATTCTGTTGTACACCATGGAAGGTTGTGGTGATGGCCTCCAAACTTGTAAAAAAGGGTAGTCATTTCTTGAACTATCTCTGTTTACTAACACTGAAATGGAAGTCATTCTACCATTGCAAGTAAAATTGAGACGTGGAATGATTGCCAATCTGCCTAGACCTAGGTCATCATCTCCAAGTTGTATAAGGTTGACAGTGTCGGTGCAAGTCTGTCCACCTATTGAAGAAACCATCATACAGCTAAGGCTCTGTAACTACTCTTACAGCATACAGTGAAGAACACCTGGTGATTAAATAATTGACAAGCCCGTAACTGTGAATTTGTGTGCAAAACCAATATGGAGACAAAACCACCCTGCAATTTTGCAACTATCAGTATTTTATGTATTTGACTACTCTAATGAAACACTCACAATTCTACTTGATACTTTAGTATCTGGTAAGCTGAGAGTTAGTATAACTGAGATTTACTATGGTTAATGCAGAGGTAACAAAATTTGGAATTGTCATAAGTACAGGTCTATATTTATGAATCAAGAGGAGTTGCCTAAACCTGTGTGTTATACTAGTAGCTATACTATTGCACATTTAATTTCAACTTTAGTCATGTATATAGCTTGTCAGTAGTAATTCTAAAGCCATGACTaaagtaaggattaaatgtacaatacaagtatagTCGATTCTCCATGTTTCATAACTGCTTATTTCTTTGTCCCTACTCAAACTTCTGAATTCAAATTCacaattttccttatacttgttcaTTTACAGTACCAATAGAATGAACCAGCTACAGTACATGCTGCATTAAAGGAAAGAATAGCACTAGAGGTGGCTGCTTGTCGGAATGTGTGCCCTGACTATCACTCACTAAAAAGTGACATAGCCATTTTACttcatttcagctatgttcagcttgcTGGCAATACGTGTAAAGAAGAGTATAGGTGCTATCCATGAATCATCTCTAATGATGAAAGATACGGAGCACAATTGTAGCTCTGCTAAAATAGGTAAACAAGCATATCTCAAGCCTAAGGGATGTCAAATAACAAAGACATTAAGCTCTTGGTATAAATCacagttgagttatgcttggctaaaGACATTAGTCATTgaatagttttaaaaattttgtagcaatataTCAGAGGTGTTTTGTTGAACTGGAGGTATGCTTAGGCTTAATCAATACTTCCGAGAGAAAAGACACTGGAATTTTCAGTACAGTAGGAAAATACAAACTTTTACGATTCTTTgatatacaagtacaaggaaaaaatgGAGTTTTCAATTTGAgcagagatcatagaaataaaaataatgaaacaagaaggtcatctacacctgcagctatatagtGAAGCTCATGACCAAAATGTCCACTATTTGCTGTGGATTTAGACAACTTACCTTTTATTCCTATGACAGGAATTTAAATCCATTAAACcagttattgcccacccacttggtaaaccataaattacccctgttgacaagtgttaacatcatgtcataacctcaaagcatgtgtataaatatgtgattgtaataactgttattacaagacaggatgttgatggtcactttgctaccaccctaaaccttccagcagacTTGTTGAGTAcatattatgtctgccaatatacacacaaaccaattaaccagttattgccaGTTATTAGTAGGTAATTAaccagtgacaaaaattttgtaggtgtacagcactaatatacttgtttgtttactttttctaACATAAGGTAgtgtataccacatcaaaggataGAATGGCGCCAGACATCATAACACTAAATTCACATCTGGATTGCGTGCCAAACATTAATTAGTaacaaaagtgaagtggccatgtCATTTTGTTGTCAACTAGTTACACACTACTACAAATAAAAAACAATTGGAGAAAAACCTtagcaatcaatctagtcactacttaaatgtgacccagtctgagaaaaccagtcttatcgcccatgttagcggattcgatttttcacccaggacacaaagctacatgaataaactaactaattccacatttaaaatcagctagacttgagtggtctagttttgctggctgcttttcccaagcccagtggcgatccgtacgtgtggtgtggggccttaatggagctctggtcagcttGGGAAtgactgtgtgtggctgtacagctctgtggtgttgaataagtacctctgctgtgggTTTCCTTTCACTTTAGCCAGTTGTGAGACCTcattggctcaaaacttggcctaatccaTCCCTTGGCTTCCTATTCAATTTTttaacaccatcttgcccgccttccagggcccccgcctcccacccaatttgcagctcgcctgatacagtcaacctcggtttaaaaactatctaaaatggtgggaaatttagctgttggctacttgcacagtggatgctctggaaggtaaggaattggtgtaaaacgtgtgaaaatttggtacacatagcttcaaccattggcgagctacaacacactaaatacttaaaaccagcatttctcgatacttttaaataggcgataagcccggttttgtcagactgggtcacaaattacAAATGATCTCTATTATATCATAGTAAGCACAAGGAAGTTTAAGACATTAAAACAGTGAAGAATCAAGCTCGCAATGTTAACCACGGCTAAGTTTGGCTTGGCTAAAGCTATTGGTTGGTCTGTTAGTTGGTTTGTCATTTGGTAGAAAATTCATTTCAACAGAAATTCCATGGAAACTTACTGGATGTATTTGGGATTGCTCTGGAGGTACATTGGGTTTGAGTATGTCTTATTAATACTGTCATGAAGGAACATGAGGCTGGTCACTTTGTGCAGAAAATCTTTGTGATTCCtaatagtactaccatactgtatgacacaGTTCTACTGTAGTACTGCAGGTTAGTTACTTTTATACTCTGTAAATATGATCTGTACTACTAGTGCTTCATCAATATTCTAACACAATCTCCTTACCAGTCAGTGTGAGGCACCACATTAGAAGTACAACAAAGACCACCAAATTCATGGTAGCTGCTATGGTTTCCTACATAAAGATCAAACAATAATCACTGCATATGCACATGTGAAGACTGACTAGAGGTAGCAACTACAGTAGCATAAAAattcacagcaaaaataatgCTCCACTACTACCttttctaaccccgtctttatttgGTAGCTATTGGaacaattatttttaaaaactccctataacgaTACAAaatgaacctcaaatctataaaagactctaatgttattcactattgggggctgtggtctgCTTTTATTTGAGtcaaaatagaatttttggaTTATTAGTaccaacacctaaacatagatggaataaatacagtcagtatttgtgtatgaattatgctgtaaTTAAAACTAATTACTCACCATATTACTTTCAAGAACATGGGTTAGATAATAGATCAAGAtgcacggtagtgtgttgtacaaccaagaaagctggcacactacaccgtgagtatattgacaggaagaatgaaaacagctttttcacgtgTGCATagccttctccaaagcacaccattttttcattatagctgtccaccaggtagggtacgccacacagcaaatttgttTAAATTCAtaacagccatttgtgagatatgggcattcaaagtttcactttaatttcttcgttttttcttatACCGTACAAAGGCTACGGgagcttcaatttcttttcacacactttgcaaaaatttctataaatgcaaacgtgtaactaaATTGCcctgatctttggcacaaatgaagagtgtgtaaTGGTGGGTTCACctaccaagtttgctatgaatctgaggaatatccaaggagttatgagcatttattcacgtaaaaaaagatctaacttctgtcacggcagcagggtaaaccgagtatagaaataacttgaaaattggtgtgtagatatcCTGTCATCGTAGCAGAgtcttttgatagtttgaatagcaatagagtcaCAGCAACAAAGTTAAGAAGCAAAAACCAAACTGTGTTGTCATCTGCTATTCTAACATCAAGGAACCCAAAGAAGAACTGCAACGTTAACATCAAGGAGGAGGAGACTACTACAGTGTACATCAAGAAAGGCCAAGGAAGAAGCTACTACAACAAGGGAGGCAAAGGAGGAGAATGCAAGCAAGTATCCTCAAAAGCTGCCACAATTGTAGTGTGACATTGCTACAAACTTTACTATTAACCTAAAGTTAAGTCACTTTGATTAGTTATAACTTAAACACGTGCATACTTtacaaatatcaaagcattcttaaCATACCAAAGTCTAAGTGTAGAAATGTGCAAGTGTACAACTACACTACCACTCAAGTGTAACGTCATTTCgcgagagtgcaagcaattcAAAAACTGCTAATTAAAGAGCGTGGCACCTATCCGTTTGCAAGTAATCATTTCAAAcaaaatgggatgaatacttgcaagtgAAATGGGTGCATGTTCCTTAAGTAGTATAAATCATTTGCACTCTTGCGAGacaatgttgcatttgagcagtactgtacttATAATGCATGCTACTGAGTTTTGTGTACTTAGTTCTAATATGTTAGTCTCAAAACGTAGTTAGCTAAAAATTAGCAAGATTGACTGATATACTGTAGTATAAATAGGGATTCACAACAGTGATGTCACTACATGTAATCCTTGTTATGGGTTTGACTTGTCTTCATTTCAGTATAGTTGACAGAATCAACCTCAATGTCCACAAAATATAACCTTTATAAAAATCCTCAATCATAGGCGTAGCTAGCACCTCATGGTTGGGGGAGCTAGGTAATGGTAAAGATAAAATGATGGTTGAATTGACTTGTAAGAGTTTGTCTTGTTTGCCTTGACCTGTGACATGAACAGTGAACAAGCAATTTTGAAGGTGAGCTTTTTCGGTAACAATGGCCAGTGATAGCTACAGTTGTTTCACTTCGACTTAGCTCACCACTATAGGATACTGAGTGGTTTGCAAAGACCAAGGTAGGTATTAGATCAAGGAGGTGTCATgtaggtacgcgctgtaggtACGTAAATCTGCGACCATGGTCAAAATCTTTACCAACCCAAATTtcactttgacctgtgactaagcgTCTTTTTCaacctttgaccggtgacttagcaACGATAAttcagtacttttcgattgtgggttggaaatttttacccttgaccgttgacttggcacgaatttggtggccttgacctttgactgtagtcgcagatctacctacagtgagtgcctgtgtgtcatcAGAGATGTTGCAGAATGACTCCCTCTCAACTTAGCCTCTTAGTTCCTCAGTTGCTGTCCACTACATGGCGCCGGACTGCCTAACTATGAAAACAGCTAATGATAAACCGAACTCTAAGCTCTCCCATGGAACAGTAAAATAGTGGCTCCGCCCCTATATATTTTTTTCGTGCCAGCCATTGGTTTCAACTGCAACTGTCACGATGGAGCTAGCTAACATGAAGAAAGCCAGACTCCACCCATTGAATTTTGATATTTTTAGTCCCTTCCGACGTGTCTGACCACATCAACACTGAACACTTATTACGAGACAACAATAGTTCTAACCAGAGAATACTCCCTCTAAATCAGCAGCATAAAGTTCTTACGGCTTCTTCTACGCACAGTCACGTGCTTTTCCTTTTCCAGCTGCGTTAACCACTAAATCTCTATATTTGCACTTTAATTAATTCTGACGTCACGCACTTGTATACCACAATAAAAAATGACCTTTGCTACTGAACTCTTCTACTTTTTGCAGACATCAGATAGCTATATTTCTAACAACATGCAGCTCACTAAATAGACTGGGCTTCATTCAGACTAGGCTATAGGATGATTATAAATGTAGTGACCATGCATGAACTATCCCCTACCTCATCATTTCATCCTCCAATTGGATATATGATATGATCACTAGGTATACATAATAACAATTTAGCAAAAGTATTCTATGTAATCAGTGTTTTTGGTCAAAAGGTACAGTTTAGCTACTTATAGTATTTGATTAAAATTATGTCAATACGGCCATACGCTACTCAATGTATACAGGTTGATTCGTTGTGTATAAATGTGTAAATGTATTTTGTCAGACTTGCTTGTACTGACACTGTAGGTCATAATACAGGTTGAAAGTACATTCCAAAGGAGCTCCCAACTTCATACCATCTTCACCAGCAACTTGTTTATCCTCATCAGACCAACCCAACAGGTAGTTGCCATTACCAGCTAGTAACTTTGTGATATGTCCAAACTGTGGTCTTGATCTTGGATCAGGATGCCTAGAAATCAAAATGCCAATAAACAGTATGGAAAGGTTGATACTTATATGGATTTCTTCTACATACCAACACTTGATCATTACTCTGTATATGGTTCGTGGACAACCAGGTGGAGGCGGGAGCCTGTAACCTGTGTCAACTTTCTGTACTGTCTATATAGAAGTGATTATTTCATCACCTTCATTATATCCACATATTTACCTCAGCACCTGACAGCTCTTCAAATGGTTTATATCCCATACTCCATATCTCATACAGAACACATCCATAACTCCACACATCACTTTGAATTGAATATTTTCGATAATGCAATGCCTAAATATATTATATGAGACAAATGTAAACTGTGTGGCCATTGATCAAGAATACCTCAGGAGCTGTCCACTTCACTGGTATCTTCCCACCTGATGTGATGTAGTAGTTTTCATTAAGTAGATCACGAGACATTCCAAAGTCAGCAATCTAAAGGTCAAACATAGCTAGATCACTTTATAACACACAATATGTTTATAAAACAATCTAATAAATGAAAAGGCTGAGGAATCCAGCAGAGTTTGTTTATTAACTTTGTGAAAATTACAACTTATTTTGCTAACAAAATCATTAATAGCCACTTCATATCACTTAAACGCATCATCCTCAAGTAAAAAAGACCACAGGTAGCTTTTGCTAGATGCAAGTGCTGCTGATAGGATACAGGAACTGTAGGAGTTGTGCAAAGCTTCTTATCATTGTCGACTGTGCACATTACTATAGGCTACTGCTATACCTATACATAGATACGGCCATGGTAACCAGCAATGTTTTCATGACAAGAGACCAACTTAGTTACACAGGTAACTAGCCATAGCCAGGGGAAATTTTTAGTATAAGGGTTGCTCCCCAATTTCATTTTATGCCTATGTACAAATGATTACTCTTACACTATGCAATACATAGACCCTGATAATTTGCTGATAGCGTCTGTATAGATAAACAGTTGTTACTTCAAAATATGTTCGCTCTGACATAACCTAAGTGCGCTGTTCCACACTATTGTATATTTTACCTTGCATATGCAATTTTTTGAAACAAGAACATTTCTGGCAGCCAAATCTCTGTGAACAAACTGTTTACCAGCAAGGTAGGCCATTCCCGCTGCAATCTCTTGACAGAATTTTAGCAGGAGCAAAGATAATTTTGGATGAAGTGTTTCTTGGCTCCTGTAAACATATGTGCAAACTGTAATGATATAATGCCTTTGAGTTCACTTACGATAGTTGCATTGTGTGCAAAAAATTTCTAAGATCCCCACGAGACATATACTCCAACACAATCATGACAGGAGCTTCTGTCACTACACCATAAAGCTTGATCACATTATCATGATCAAACTGGCACATTATGGCAGCTTCTTGGAGGAAGCGCAGTTTGTCTttgtcattaacatcattgctcAACTGTTTCACTGCTACTTCAAACTCTCCATTCACATTAGTCAGTACACCATGGGTAACAACTCCAAACTCTCCAGAACCAAGATGTTTCAGAGTCCTAGCAAACTTATACAAGCTTTGTCTGCATGCTACCTGCTTACTTGATATCCCTGCAAAACAGCTTGCAGAACCTTTTTCCTTCAAATGTCTCATAAATTTTCTCAACTTGTGTTGGTGGTTCAGAATAAAGTGGACCATAATCTTCATCGTCACATGGAGTCTCGTATATCTTCTGCTCATCTTCCATTGCATTTACAGCATGCTCAGCATACTCATATACACTTTCCATACTACTTAAAGTTTCATCCAAAGTGAAGTAATTGTGAGGTTGACTATAATTGGTTGTAGTGTAGTCATTAATTGACTGTAAGCATTGAGTCACagttttaataataacaatgcaCATATGACTACCTGTAAGAATTCATAGTTGCATGCTGTAGATTGATCACAGTATAGTTCGTTAGATAAAACCATGCCCTGTAGTCCAATTGGTTTACCATGACCTAAACAAGTATGATTTATAATACTATGTAAGTCTGTACAATATGTCCAATTAAATTAAGCATTATTGACCTTTGTCAGAGCCAGAAGATGCCTTTGAAGTTGATGAAATAGCATAATGTTTCTTTATTTGTGACCATCGGACATAAAGCACCACAACACAAATGAGAACAAATATGGAAATCACAATTCCTCCTATTACTCCAGCAATGATAGGAGCAAATGATGTAGAGCTTCCACCACTGGAAACTATATCAAATACAAGTTAACTATCATACTGCAAGTACAGTTAAACTGTTTCATATAATactattcaaatactctaatagaacatacagctggcacctctaaaataattattgtatagcCTTCATATATCATACAAtacgatagttactgtatagtagggaccacaaaggagtaggcatggcgaacgaaataatatcacccaaaaaacagcctcaatttcccctgacgacgatgaggcagtattggttaggtaaaactaatccAACCAAActagctttcagattgacctgaaacactttcaacaagttgctacggaatttaaaatttttttattcaatggaattttctagtctcttgtggccagaccactattttctTCGGGGTTGCGCTTAGATCATAAGCGCTCCCTCAAAAAAGGGGGGgacgcttataatctctaatcaataagcGCCACCCCGAAGAAAATAGtgatctggccacgcgagactactactgactgagtaactgactaactgatgccttcagacaagcgtaactcgatacgggctaaggctacgggcttgatgttttgactgttcgacattgcttcgtcccgagaggtgccttttggcataccgcagtacatacaatgcattcttcatggacttaccagtggcctcctttgtgtcccattcatctttgctgacagtgaaaagtgtcgatttggctgtagcatgtgatggcttcccttcttaacggaaatcgtccgtacttctcatagtggctattttgattgcagaggtgcttttcaaacagttcttgatttgtactgctgtgtaacgggttgaacatagccgacaatgaagcataatggatactcacttttcagacgataatttatatagttggggcgcgcggcatcatttcagatgcggtatgcgtgggttcaccagccataataactatttacaaaaaaagttaacgaacaagtgacagaaaattttggaattttcaactagagtagggaccataacacatcgataaaaagtactgaaacaagctggagtagtgcacgatattaaatcacagtaaaataataagaagtgttatatccctactgtgctcaagataccattatggaaatgcacagtagggatataacacttcttattgttttactgtgaattaatattgtgcactactccagcttgtttcagtactttttatcaatgtgctatggtccctactctagttgaaaattccaaatttttctgtgtacttgtcaaTATTGAAAGTTATCTACTCCTTTGAAACAATAAACATTCAACTATTAAACAACAGCTAAGTGAAACTGAGATTCACAAAGTACTGACAGTGGCTTCGAAAACTGCACCTACTGCTTCCAGATAAGAAGTCATATGATGGGAGTATGCATGCAACACTGGTATGCTTGCTTGTCAAGCTGCATGAAGTGGTACCAAGAGGAGTCCCCATGCATGACTTCTCATATACGGTACATACTATGGGCAAAAATTTGGTGCTACCATGCACCTATGCACATACTGCAG
The nucleotide sequence above comes from Dysidea avara chromosome 3, odDysAvar1.4, whole genome shotgun sequence. Encoded proteins:
- the LOC136248567 gene encoding uncharacterized protein, which translates into the protein MNLVVFVVLLMWCLTLTGGQTCTDTVNLIQLGDDDLGLGRLAIIPRLNFTCNGRMTSISVLVNRDSSRNDYPFLQVWRPSPQPSMVYNRIGEVQQQASHSVSCLFSSCTTTIPLTGDSRIDFNSGDVFGYYHPSDPLYQVATVRTSGYIQYRFGSYLTTADLSNAERMDDNRQPLIQFEIDIRCNNLSAPSNGEIVSCSSNIEGVGYEGDTCSFTCNTGYELTSSDTRTCQSNGSWNGTEAMCRRVPCPSLTDPNNGMITCSLGDDGVPSYEDTCSFTCNTGYELTGGDTRTCQSNGNWSGTVTMCTRDEDLVLEELNDM
- the LOC136251288 gene encoding ephrin type-A receptor 3-like, which encodes MGMESRNRNNPWKMPDKVIMQYEVSSGGSSTSFAPIIAGVIGGIVISIFVLICVVVLYVRWSQIKKHYAISSTSKASSGSDKGHGKPIGLQGMVLSNELYCDQSTACNYEFLQSINDYTTTNYSQPHNYFTLDETLSSMESVYEYAEHAVNAMEDEQKIYETPCDDEDYGPLYSEPPTQVEKIYETFEGKRFCKLFCRDIKTLKHLGSGEFGVVTHGVLTNVNGEFEVAVKQLSNDVNDKDKLRFLQEAAIMCQFDHDNVIKLYGVVTEAPVMIVLEYMSRGDLRNFLHTMQLSSQETLHPKLSLLLLKFCQEIAAGMAYLAGKQFVHRDLAARNVLVSKNCICKIADFGMSRDLLNENYYITSGGKIPVKWTAPEALHYRKYSIQSDVWSYGCVLYEIWSMGYKPFEELSGAETVQKVDTGYRLPPPPGCPRTIYRVMIKCWHPDPRSRPQFGHITKLLAGNGNYLLGWSDEDKQVAGEDGMKLGAPLECTFNLYYDLQCQYKQV